One segment of Macrotis lagotis isolate mMagLag1 chromosome 1, bilby.v1.9.chrom.fasta, whole genome shotgun sequence DNA contains the following:
- the LOC141502296 gene encoding uncharacterized protein LOC141502296, protein MQLLPLQVHLFLLYLCHILSGVAAPDLGLGSRLSPSSPTDDKARKLQDLPHDEPKRRLSWTEIYIPVKRCHAILKNKIGEFSIPVVRNRHFKNIWCNWTIWAGPRNHIIIYVQGFRGSKDCEENQDKIIFQGVASIVESSIAYACWNKRMHVYATQALAVNVALLLKTYSQRHQYKHFRGKYYIFRDPRARTSEREDSTIQVPFQRPSSKLPYTSPGLKVELPIVMSQRSLEITTSELMPSKTLQPERSFSWEREKFEFSETSLPFSEGLSDIFCAGGIMVTKTLGMDEMSLGDGLFSKTLGKTVAFDTRWLEIIEEKNILSPGSTLNDLSIETEILYENTPYLVGSEQSTIMENWTKNIKSGRTDNQTNYLIHTSEDVPINIKPTVISHSVFTFLSDSEFLERTEHSKNEKIQISPSQIWSKPPESGQQSLLQTQMTFFTDSMGNHMSSISLVNEIQLTLEGSLHLIPVVPTVNMAVAFSPKSFKNDDLLTDPHSEVVTSLEIVQSPGGEMIWSSSQEVLSEAGFTLIMASPDGMRLVPELPSTISIRTTVVRAEDESEPLLQITRSLPGPAETANLASSISSEDISSRYQASLAEADLSQEMSLLFTRYQKSLFDAKLTLTLPQEAMSEIVPEWVLPNLPMSISSVYHNEQVIEQSLGIPLAITLAAMLEPKWPSMGPVETRAEMDAMLIVQSVTTPFASVNHEESMVATMLSLDIPLSHHTHFSKSNMEYHFSNPTEVSLAFLPTPTLGINEDEFTPSSLSRHSWADPEEMLTSIGKTEPPLSFTSRNIDLTTIVSSPRGCALSLVNLFDVLLEGEPLIKKETQNMSQLVPKDASLGIEIPLITKTYEMTPLSALQWTPSRVMNLSWELGELQNEVTVQPSKKDAVVNEFNPWKASNSLGKDKTPTKFNFTYLLPSVPTMSLDKYVQTGDLSVVASSLSLWSENTNLLEAKTLQDSSEVLTSTSMTACIPIRRCHVVLKDTFGTFSLPENLNSSWLNICCNWTIWAGSKKHIVVYIRGLEGSESCDLSQDKIIFQGVSSSVERKTYSACRRQGTLIFATQALAVHVVFLSLRHIPSLKGEYFVFTDPVRQVPPKLAIDSSSATSQKLRERTLSNMSSYPELVTKPWPGSFPNPNTIYMSLENKGQMVTEMPKLKNKKLVRGEGKALDWKYLHSLLPLALEKVPLIRSTNFTPILFRKELSRPTETIKISTGSDSVVAHRMTSIPITPYGYKSENKASQDDLPMDSFIFHPHWSSKTFPLMELLPKPVGISDRSTASVQKQRLPWITARTEKLVWQGDLATSKSSKLYSRLTAQGKRKPQEAVNNHDHLYQSLTSHVMLVKGKNFLEIRSGVDKSITGPSNIPKEDELFPSLLFNEEQIVAQESSATGKEKGGKTSPTSDELSEGVSLDPVRFITLGNIRLLNEELLDRGNSRKVTTANVYVGDSISPDSLTELLPSLKTLQTPLNFLREVTDEIHPSATAAHSSAPIPNLKAKEDWLAKAMMSLVPGQMWKTMTVDGVLVLTPGYSDAKANSPSFGNETVLDFQHYPGDILYEVAIEMDYQVETPYSASEVEKVLEDSFKQEIGEYLDHFSPEADAFKLTRIKRKDTSNATFIFWLHLRSRGRNMSDNLMSQSGASESSALQSQLRTLIRDTVEALQLHLKSLFIHDVNECEIGLGQCGEGAECFNGVGSYICHCKDYYEDRSPMQIGTLCVHVPHSGVEFSFSYLDLLISVVVFATIILLLIIVIVWLATRTTQEKRNFCLQKIMTLEGLSTLPQTQTKPSLNQRKFSDKCSLHNPYPPKLQARVKDDSLEQRTYLGKDSRVYMEESEYL, encoded by the exons ATGCAGCTTTTACCCCTCCAGGTCCATCTTTTCTTACTCTACCTTTGTCACATATTGAGTGGAGTGGCAGctccagatttgggcttgggttcAAGGCTGTCTCCCAGTTCCCCTACAGATGATAAG GCACGAAAGCTTCAGGATCTCCCTCATGATGAGCCTA AGAGGAGATTATCTTGGACTGAAATTTACATCCCTGTGAAACGCTGCCATGCCATCTTGAAGAACAAAATAGGGGAGTTTTCCATCCCAGTCGTTCGGAACCGCCATTTTAAGAACATTTGGTGTAACTGGACCATCTGGGCAGGCCCCAGAAATCACATTATTATCTATGTCCAAGGGTTTAGGGGAAGCAAGGACTGTGAAGAAAATcaagataaaattatatttcagggAGTTGCTTCTATTGTAGAAAGTAGCATAGCCTATGCTTGTTGGAACAAGAGAATGCATGTCTATGCAACTCAGGCCTTGGCTGTGAATGTGGCATTGCTGTTGAAGACCTATTCCCAGAGACATCAGTATAAACACTTTAgagggaaatattatatcttcagaGATCCCAGGGCAAGAACTTCAGAGAGAGAGGACTCAACCATTCAAGTTCCCTTTCAAAGGCCTTCCAGCAAGCTTCCTTACACTAGTCCTGGACTAAAGGTTGAACTACCCATTGTGATGTCCCAAAGGAGTCTAGAGATTACCACTTCTGAATTAATGCCATCAAAAACTCTTCAACCAGAAAGATCTTTCTcatgggaaagagaaaagttCGAGTTTTCTGAGACTTCTTTGCCCTTCTCTGAGGGGTTATCTGATATATTCTGTGCTGGTGGTATCATGGTTACAAAAACACTAGGTATGGATGAGATGAGTCTTGGTGATGGATTGTTTTCCAAAACTCTAGGGAAAACTGTAGCTTTTGATACTAGATGGTTGGAGATTATAGAAGAAAAGAACATTCTTTCTCCTGGGTCTACTCTGAATGACCTATCAATTGAAACAGAAATTCTTTATGAAAATACTCCCTATCTTGTGGGTTCAGAGCAATCAACTATAATGGAAAATTGGACCAAAAATATCAAATCAGGAAGAACAGATAATCAAACCAACTACTTAATTCATACTTCAGAGGATGTGCCAATAAACATTAAACCAACTGTTATAAGTCATTCagtttttacttttctctcaGATTCAGAATTTCTTGAAAGGACTGAACACTctaaaaatgagaagattcagaTCAGCCCCTCTCAGATATGGAGCAAGCCACCTGAAAGTGGACAGCAGTCCCTTCTGCAGACTCAAATGACTTTTTTCACTGATTCTATGGGGAATCACATGTCTAGTATCTCCCTGGTCAATGAAATTCAGTTGACTCTAGAAGGTTCCCTACATTTGATTCCTGTAGTTCCAACAGTCAATATGGCTGTGGCTTTTTCtcctaagtcttttaaaaatgatgactTACTGACTGACCCACATTCAGAAGTTGTCACTTCCCTTGAAATCGTACAATCGCCTGGTGGTGAGATGATTTGGTCGAGCTCTCAAGAAGTCTTAAGTGAAGCAGGGTTTACCCTCATAATGGCATCTCCTGATGGAATGAGATTAGTCCCTGAACTACCTTCAACCATCTCCATTAGGACCACAGTGGTCAGAGCTGAAGATGAGTCAGAGCCACTTCTCCAAATAACCAGATCACTTCCAGGACCAGCAGAGACAGCAAACTTGGCTAGCAGTATATCTTCTGAAGATATCTCTAGTAGGTATCAAGCGAGTCTTGCTGAAGCAGATCTTAGTCAAGAAATGTCTCTCCTCTTTACCAGATACCAGAAGAGTCTGTTTGATGCCAAATTGACCTTAACTCTTCCCCAAGAAGCCATGTCTGAAATTGTTCCTGAGTGGGTTCTTCCAAATCTTCCAATGTCCATTTCTTCAGTTTACCACAATGAGCAAGTGATTGAGCAGTCCTTGGGAATTCCTTTGGCCATAACCCTAGCAGCCATGCTAGAACCTAAGTGGCCTTCCATGGGCCCAGTTGAGACTAGGGCTGAGATGGATGCTATGCTTATTGTTCAAAGTGTAACCACACCTTTTGCTTCAGTGAATCATGAAGAGAGCATGGTGGCTACTATGCTCTCTCTTGACATCCCCTTGAGCCACCACACACATTTTTCTAAGAGCAACATGGAGTACCATTTCTCCAATCCAACAGAAGTATCCCTCGCTTTCCTGCCCACTCCTACACTAGGCATAAATGAAGATGAGTTTACTCCTAGCAGTCTATCAAGACACTCCTGGGCTGATCCAGAGGAAATGCTTACAAGCATTGGAAAAACTGAACCTCCTCTCTCTTTTACTTCGAGGAATATAGATCTTACTACCATTGTGTCAAGTCCAAGAGGATGTGCACTCAGCTTAGTTAATCTCTTTGATGTGTTGTTAGAAGGCGAACCccttattaaaaaagaaacacagaataTGTCTCAACTAGTTCCTAAGGATGCTTCTTTAGGAATTGAGATTCCCTTGATAACTAAGACTTATGAAATGACTCCCCTGTCAGCTCTGCAATGGACCCCTAGTAGAGTCATGAATCTATCTTGGGAGCTTGGTGAACTTCAGAATGAAGTAACTGTTCAACCTTCAAAGAAAGATGCTGTGGTGAATGAGTTCAACCCTTGGAAAGCCTCTAACTCCCTTGGAAAGGACAAGACACCCACCAAATTCAACTTTACCTATTTGCTCCCTAGTGTTCCAACAATGTCATTGGATAAGTATGTCCAGACTGGAGATCTTTCTGTAGTTGCCTCATCCCTGTCTCTCTGGTCTGAGAATACAAACCTTTTGGAGGCCAAAACTCTTCAAGATTCCTCTG AGGTTCTCACATCAACCAGCATGACAGCCTGCATCCCCATAAGAAGATGTCATGTGGTTTTGAAAGATACCTTTGGAACTTTTTCATTGCCAGAGAATCTAAACAGTTCTTGGCTAAACATCTGTTGTAACTGGACCATCTGGGCAGGGTCCAAGAAACACATTGTTGTTTACATCAGAGGATTAGAGGGGTCTGAAAGCTGTGACCTAAGTCAGGACAAGATCATTTTTCAAGGAGTTTCATCAAGTGTGGAAAGGAAAACCTACTCTGCATGTAGAAGGCAAGGGACTTTGATTTTTGCCACTCAAGCCCTGGCTGTACATGTAGTGTTTCTCTCTTTGAGACACATCCCATCTTTGAAAGGTGAATATTTTGTCTTCACAGACCCAGTGAGGCAAGTTCCTCCTAAACTTGCCATTGATTCTTCCTCAGCAACTTCCCAGAAACTCAGAGAGAGGACTCTAAGTAACATGAGTTCTTATCCTGAGCTAGTGACAAAACCATGGCCTGGGAGCTTTCCAAATCCGAACACCATATATATGAGTCTGGAGAACAAAGGTCAAATGGTGACTGAGATGCCAAAGCTGAAGAACAAGAAGCTGGTAAGGGGTGAAGGAAAGGCTCTTGATTGGAAGTATCTTCATAGCCTCCTTCCTCTGGCCTTGGAAAAAGTGCCTTTGATAAGGAGCACAAACTTCACACCCATTTTGTTTAGGAAGGAACTCAGCAGACCAACAGAGACTATTAAAATTTCAACTGGAAGTGACTCAGTGGTGGCACACAGGATGACATCAATCCCAATTACTCCCTATGGGTACAAATCAGAAAATAAAGCTTCTCAAGATGACTTGCCTATggactcatttatttttcatcctcattggtcTTCCAAGACTTTTCCCTTAATGGAGTTACTTCCAAAACCTGTAGGTATTTCTGACAGGTCAACTGCTAGTGTCCAAAAACAGAGACTGCCTTGGATCACAGCTAGAACAGAAAAGCTTGTATGGCAAGGGGACCTTGCTACATCTAAGTCTTCTAAACTTTATTCACGCTTGACTGCTCAGGGTAAAAGGAAGCCCCAGGAGGCTGTGAATAACCATGATCATCTCTACCAGAGTTTAACCAGTCATGTGATGCTGGttaaaggaaagaattttctAGAAATAAGGTCTGGAGTTGATAAGTCTATCACAGGTCCTTCAAATATCCCTAAAGAAGATGAACTATTCCCAAGTCTTCTATTCAATGAAGAACAAATAGTAGCACAAGAATCCAGTGCCACTGGCAAAGAGAAAGGTGGGAAGACTTCCCCAACAAGTGATGAGCTGAGTGAGGGAGTCAGCTTGGATCCAGTTCGGTTTATCACTTTGGGAAATATTAGACTTCTCAATGAGGAACTCCTAGATCGAGGAAACTCTAGAAAAGTGACAACTGCCAATGTTTATGTAGGGGATTCTATATCTCCTGATAGTCTAACTGAGCTCTTGCCTTCCTTGAAGACCCTTCAAACTCCCCTTAATTTCCTCAGAGAAGTCACAGATGAGATCCATCCAAGTGCTACTGCTGCTCACTCAAGTGCTCCAATACCTAATCTGAAAGCCAAGGAGGACTGGCTGGCCAAggccatgatgtcattggtccctGGTCAAATGTGGAAGACTATGACAGTTGATGGAGTCCTAGTTTTAACCCCAGGCTATTCTG ATGCAAAAGCAAATTCTCCATCTTTTGGAAATGAGACTGTCTTAGATTTCCAACATTATCCAGGAG ATATCTTATATGAAGTAGCTATTGAAATGGACTATCAGGTAGAGACCCCATACAGTGCCTCAGAAGTGGAGAAAGTTTTGGAAGACTCATTTAAGCAAGAG ATTGGGGAATATCTAGACCATTTTTCACCTGAAGCAGATGCATTCAAACTCACTAGAATTAAAAG AAAAGATACCTCCAATGCCACGTTCATTTTCTGGCTGCACCTGAGATCTAGAGGAAGAAATATGTCAGACAACCTGATGTCCCAATCTGGAGCATCTGAGAGCAGTGCCCTGCAGTCTCAATTAAGAACTCTCATTAGAGACACAGTAGAAGCTCTTCAACTTCATCTGAAATCTCTCTTCATTCATG ATGTGAATGAATGTGAAATTGGCCTAGGACAATGTGGTGAAGGGGCTGAATGCTTCAATGGAGTTGGTTCTTATATATGTCACTGCAAAGACTACTATGAGGATCGCTCTCCCATGCAGATTGGTACTCTTTGTGTTCATGTCCCACACTCAG gaGTTGAATTTTCTTTCAGTTATCTGGATCTTCTCATCAGTGTTGTTGTTTTTGCCACCATTATCCTCCTGCTGATAATAGTTATTGTGTGGCTGGCAACCAGAACAAcccaagagaaaagaaatttttgtcTTCAGAAGATAATGACTCTGGAGGGTTTGTCTACATTACCACAGACTCAAACCAAACCTAGCCTTAACCAGAGGAAGTTCAGTGATAAATGCTCCCTTCATAATCCCTATCCACCTAAGCTTCAAGCcagagtcaaagatgactcccTGGAACAAAGAACCTATCTAGGTAAAGACTCCCGTGTGTATATGGAAGAGTCTGAAtatctctaa